The Pectobacterium wasabiae CFBP 3304 DNA segment CTGATGGAGCGCTTTGCCGAAGACGCGACGCTGCTGGCAAAAGTGCGTAACTATCTATGGAAAAACGCCCATCTGGTTTCCCGCGTGGTTGAAGGTAAAGAGGAGGAAGGCGCGAAGTTCCGCGACTATTTCGATCATCACGAACCGATTGCTCAGGTGCCTTCACACCGTGCGCTGGCGATGTTCCGTGGGCGTAATGAAGGCGTGCTGCAACTGGCGTTGAACGCCGATCCGCAACACGAAGAAACACCGCGCGAGAGCTACTGCGAACAGATTATTATTGACCATCTGAATCTGCGGCTAGGCAATGCGGCAGCGGATAGCTGGCGGCGCGCTGTCATTAGCTGGACGTGGCGCATCAAAGTGCTGCTGCACCTTGAAACCGAACTGATGGGCAGCGTGCGTGAAAAAGCCGAAGACGAAGCGATCAACGTCTTCGCTCGTAACATGCACGACCTGCTGATGGCCGCTCCGGCGGGCATGCGCGCGACTATGGGTCTCGATCCGGGCCTGCGTACTGGCGTAAAAGTCGCGGTAGTGGATGCCACCGGCAAGCTGGTCGCGACCGACACCATTTATCCGCATACCGGCCAGGCCGCTAAATCGGCTCCGATCATCGCCGCACTGTGCCTCAAACATCAGGTTGAACTGGTGGCGATTGGCAACGGCACCGCCTCGCGTGAAACTGAGCGTTTCTTCCTCGACACGCAGAAACAATTCCCAGATATCAAGGCGCAGAAAGTGATCGTCAGCGAAGCGGGCGCGTCGGTGTACTCCGCCTCCGAACTGGCCGCGCTGGAATTCCCCGATCTGGATGTGTCACTGCGCGGCGCAGTATCTATCGCCCGCCGTTTGCAGGACCCGCTGGCGGAACTGGTGAAAATCGACCCGAAATCCATCGGCGTCGGTCAGTACCAGCATGACGTAAGCCAAAGCCAACTGGCGAAGAAGCTGGATGCGGTGGTCGAAGACTGCGTAAACGCCGTCGGCGTTGACCTGAATACGGCATCCGTTGCGTTGTTAACACGTGTTGCAGGGCTGACGCGTATGATGGCGCAAAATATTGTGACCTGGCGTGATGAGAATGGCCGCTTCCACAACCGTGAACAGTTGCTGAAAGTCAGCCGTCTGGGGCCAAAAGCCTTTGAACAGTGCGCAGGTTTCCTGCGTATCAACCACGGCAATAACCCACTGGATGCCTCCACCGTTCACCCAGAAGCCTATCCGATCGTGGAACGGATTCTGGCCGCAACCGAACAGGCGTTGCAGGAGCTAATGGGGAATCCAACCGCGCTGCGTAATCTGAAACCGTCGGATTTCACCGATGAGCGTTTCGGCGTGCCGACAGTGACGGACATCATCAAAGAACTGGAAAAGCCGGGTCGCGATCCGCGCCCTGAATTCAAAACCGCCAGCTTCGCCGATGGTGTAGAAACCTTAAACGATCTGCTACCGGGTATGATTCTGGAAGGTTCGGTCACCAACGTCACCAACTTTGGCGCGTTTGTGGATATCGGCGTCCATCAGGACGGTTTGGTACACATTTCATCGCTGGCCGACCGTTTCGTCGACGATCCGCACAAAGTAGTGAAAGCAGGCGATATCGTGAAAGTGAAAGTGATGGAAGTGGATATGCAGCGTAAGCGCATCGCGCTGACCATGCGGCTTGATGAGCAGCCGGGTGACACGGCATCGCGCCGTGGCGGTGGTAATGCACGCGCGGATAACACCACCCCAGCGCGCCAGCCAACAGGTAAATCACGCCCCCGTCCTGCTAGCGCCCCTGTAGCAGGCAACAGCGCGATGGGCGATGCGCTGGCCGCCGCATTTAAAAAACGTTAATCACCGTTCTTCTACTATTTAAAAATGCCTGACCTTGTGAAAATGAGGTCAGGCATTTTTCTCTTTCCCGCCAGAATATCGCTATCTTGTTTCCCTAATAAAACTACGTTTCATTTATATTGAAATATTCAACCTGTTTGAGATTAATTTGTGATCTGTATCTAGGTAAATAAATTACCGTTGCGTTATTATTGTTCTATATAGGAAACCATAGTTTTATATATAGAACACCATGAATATATTCCAACAACTCGAACACAGTAAAGCGCCTGCGGCGGTCCGTTTAGTGATGATTATTGACTACATTGCCAAACGTGACGAAGCCAGTTTCACTGAGATATGTACTGACTTGTCTATTCCAAAAAGCAGCGTACATCATCTATTGGAAGTGCTGGTGATCACACAGCTATTACGCCAGCGTGCTGACGGGCGTTATGTGTTGGGGTTGAGACTGTTTGAACTAGGTGGTCTGGTAATAAAGAATATTGATCTGCGTAAAGATACGATTAACTTTATGCATGAACTGGTCAAAGAAACGGAATTGACCTGCCATCTTGGTATTCTGGACGGCGACAATGGTTTCTTCCTGAGTAAAGTGGAATCTCCCAAGGCCATTGTAAAAACATCCTGGGAAGGTAAGAAAATCATTTTTAACCGTATGTCTCTGGGAAAAGTGCTCATAGCCTGGCTACCACAGGACAGAATTGAATCGCTGATTGCCAGTTGCACCTTTGAGTATTTAACGCCCCGAACCATTACCAATAAAGAAGATTTCTTACAACACCTGAAAACCGTTAAAGAACAAGGCTGGGCAATAGATGACGGTGAAGATATAGAAGAAATCTGCTGTATGGCGGCTCCAATCTTTAATCAGGATGGTGAAGTGATTGCTGCTATCGGCGTTAATGGTATGCAATCGCAATATGCTAATGGAAAAAAAGAGAAGCATCTGGCGAGCCTGATTAAAACCAGCAAGGCTATCACCGCCCATATTAATAGCCGGAGCATTGATAGCAGATAAGATATTTTTATTAAACAGCTACAGATAATTTCAATTTATCATTGATTGAAATTCATATAGCAACAGTCACGCAAAAACTAGCGTGACGAATATGTCACGACATCATTACCGGTAAAAGCTAACCAGGCATTACGGGAAGGATTTCTATCACCTAAAAAACATTAAAGAACACAGAGTCATTAAGGTGAAGAAAAAACGCATTATCAACTTTATAATAAGGACGACCATCTTCAATAACTAATGAAATGGGGTAGTAACACACTCGTTATTATTTCCTTCTATTTATTTTTATAAAAAACCTCTCTGTCTTCATTGACGGCGGGACAAGTATATTTTATTTTTTACAATCAGGACTATTATGAAAATCAAACAAGCTATTGATAAAATCCCTGGGGGATTAATGCTGGTTCCGCTCTTTTTGGGCGCGTTCTGTAATACCTTTACGCCGGGGGCTGGAAAATATTTAGGTTCGTTCAGTAACGGCCTGATTACCGGCACGATCCCGATTCTGGCCGTCTGGTTTTTCTGCATGGGCGCATCCATTGAGCTTAAAGCAACGGGCTCGATGCTGAGAAAATCAGGTGTTCTGGTGGTGACAAAACTCGCCACCGCCTGGGTTGTCGCGCTGATCGCGGGCGCATTCTTGCCGGGAGATGGCATCCAAAACGGCATGCTGGCAGGGATCTCCGTTCTTGCGCTGGTCGCGGCAATGGACATGACGAACGGCGGGCTGTATGCCGCATTGATGAACCAATACGGTTCGAAAGAAGAAGCCGGTGCCTTCGTGCTGATGTCTCTGGAATCCGGCCCGCTGATGACGATGGCTATTCTGGGTGCCAGCGGTATCGCGACCTTTGAACCTCAGCTATTTGTCGGCGCCGTACTGCCTTTCCTGATTGGCTTTACGTTGGGCAACCTGGATCCGGATTTGAGAAAGCTGTTCGGTAATTCAGTACAAACCCTGATCCCTTTCTTCGCCTTTGCGTTGGGCAACACCATTAATTTATCGGTGATCCTCCAAACGGGCTTCGCAGGGATCTTCCTCGGCGTACTGGTGATTATTGTTACCGGCATTCCATTGATTTTAGCGGATAAATTTATTGGCGGCGGTAATGGAACCGCGGGTGTGGCCGCATCCAGCAGCGCGGGAGCCGCCGTCGCG contains these protein-coding regions:
- a CDS encoding Tex family protein: MNDSLSQLIASELQARTEQVDAAVRLLDEGNTVPFIARYRKEVTGGLDDTQLRQLETRLGYLRELEDRRQTILKSIDEQGKLTAQLATAINGTLSKTELEDLYLPYKPKRRTRGQIAIEAGLEPLADGLWQNPSQEPELTAQAYVDAEKGVADVKAALDGARYILMERFAEDATLLAKVRNYLWKNAHLVSRVVEGKEEEGAKFRDYFDHHEPIAQVPSHRALAMFRGRNEGVLQLALNADPQHEETPRESYCEQIIIDHLNLRLGNAAADSWRRAVISWTWRIKVLLHLETELMGSVREKAEDEAINVFARNMHDLLMAAPAGMRATMGLDPGLRTGVKVAVVDATGKLVATDTIYPHTGQAAKSAPIIAALCLKHQVELVAIGNGTASRETERFFLDTQKQFPDIKAQKVIVSEAGASVYSASELAALEFPDLDVSLRGAVSIARRLQDPLAELVKIDPKSIGVGQYQHDVSQSQLAKKLDAVVEDCVNAVGVDLNTASVALLTRVAGLTRMMAQNIVTWRDENGRFHNREQLLKVSRLGPKAFEQCAGFLRINHGNNPLDASTVHPEAYPIVERILAATEQALQELMGNPTALRNLKPSDFTDERFGVPTVTDIIKELEKPGRDPRPEFKTASFADGVETLNDLLPGMILEGSVTNVTNFGAFVDIGVHQDGLVHISSLADRFVDDPHKVVKAGDIVKVKVMEVDMQRKRIALTMRLDEQPGDTASRRGGGNARADNTTPARQPTGKSRPRPASAPVAGNSAMGDALAAAFKKR
- a CDS encoding IclR family transcriptional regulator, with protein sequence MNIFQQLEHSKAPAAVRLVMIIDYIAKRDEASFTEICTDLSIPKSSVHHLLEVLVITQLLRQRADGRYVLGLRLFELGGLVIKNIDLRKDTINFMHELVKETELTCHLGILDGDNGFFLSKVESPKAIVKTSWEGKKIIFNRMSLGKVLIAWLPQDRIESLIASCTFEYLTPRTITNKEDFLQHLKTVKEQGWAIDDGEDIEEICCMAAPIFNQDGEVIAAIGVNGMQSQYANGKKEKHLASLIKTSKAITAHINSRSIDSR
- the kdgT gene encoding 2-keto-3-deoxygluconate transporter — protein: MKIKQAIDKIPGGLMLVPLFLGAFCNTFTPGAGKYLGSFSNGLITGTIPILAVWFFCMGASIELKATGSMLRKSGVLVVTKLATAWVVALIAGAFLPGDGIQNGMLAGISVLALVAAMDMTNGGLYAALMNQYGSKEEAGAFVLMSLESGPLMTMAILGASGIATFEPQLFVGAVLPFLIGFTLGNLDPDLRKLFGNSVQTLIPFFAFALGNTINLSVILQTGFAGIFLGVLVIIVTGIPLILADKFIGGGNGTAGVAASSSAGAAVATPLLIANMAPEFAPVAQQATALVATSVIVTSILVPIITALWAKRFSPKHA